One Setaria viridis chromosome 3, Setaria_viridis_v4.0, whole genome shotgun sequence DNA window includes the following coding sequences:
- the LOC117848129 gene encoding cell division cycle 5-like protein: MRIMIKGGVWKNTEDEILKAAVMKYGKNQWARISSLLVRKSAKQCKARWYEWLDPSIKKTEWTREEDEKLLHLAKLMPTQWRTIAPIVGRTPSQCLERYEKLLDAACAKDENYEPNDDPRKLRPGEIDPNPESKPARPDPVDMDEDEKEMLSEARARLANTRGKKAKRKAREKQLEEARRLASLQKRRELKAAGIDTRHRKRKRKGIDYNAEIPFEKQPPPGFYDTGGEDRPLEHVQFPTTIEELEGKRRADIEAQLRKQDIARNKILQRQDAPAAIMQANKLNDPEAVTRRSKLMLPPPQISDHELEEIAKMGNAGDPGLTEELGEGSTATRTLLASYSQTPRLGMTPLRTPQRTPAGKGDAIMMEAENLARLRESQTPLLGGDNPDLHPSDFSGVTPRKKEIQTPNPMATPLASPGPGVTPRIGMTPSRDGHNFGLTPKGTPFRDELRINEEVEMQDGTKLELRRQAELKRSLRSGFASIPQPKNEYQIVMPPITEDEKEEAEEKIEEDMSDRLARERAEEQARQEALLRKRSKVLQRSLPRPPTASVEIIRQSLIRSGESRSRSTFVPPTSLEQADELINEELLRLLEHDNAKYPLDEKTQKEKKKGSKRQQNGGSLVPEIDDFDEDELKEAGYMVEEEIQYLRVAMGHENESFEDFVKAHDACQEDLMFFPANNSYGLASVAGNADKISALQNEFDIVKKRMDDEAKKASRLEQKIKLLTQGYQVRAGKLWSQVQDTFKQMDTASTELKCFQELQKQEHLAASYRTVNLTEEVNKQKALERTLQSRYGDLLSGFQRIQEQLEERKRQLKIQEAKEAENRAQEEEVAARNRAAEEEERKSRSIEEDGQTNKATDGEAAAGSKGTAEDQMDVDNGNVDGEFVGPIPPAPDTEGDNVDVSIQENAFNAQSSETASTNDEAGKTDPAKSEGQHKADDSMAVDAGRQEERKDELATVGTSISEGHAAVSSDHGVSNEDNGVSPE, translated from the exons ATGAGGATCATGATCAAGGGCGGCGTGTGGAAGAACACGGAGGACGAGATCCTCAAGGCCGCCGTCATGAAGTACGGCAAGAACCAGTGGGCGCGCATCTCGTCGCTGCTCGTCCGCAAGTCCGCCAAGCAGTGCAAGGCGCGATGGTACGAGTGGCTCGACCCCTCCATCAAGAAG ACTGAGTGGACAAGGGAAGAGGATGAGAAGCTACTTCATCTTGCTAAACTCATGCCTACTCAGTGGAGGACAATTGCACCTATTGTAGGTCGAACACCATCTCAATGCCTTGAGCGTTACGAAAAACTTCTTGATGCTGCATGTGCGAAGGATGAAAATTATGAGCCTAATGATGACCCTAGGAAGCTGCGTCCTGGTGAGATTGACCCAAATCCTGAATCAAAACCTGCACGTCCTGATCCTGTCGATATGGATGAAGATGAAAAAGAAATGCTTTCTGAGGCAAGGGCTCGGTTAGCTAACACTAGGGGTAAAAAAGCAAAACGAAAGGCAAGAGAGAAACAACTTGAAGAGGCAAGGCGGCTTGCCTCACTACAGAAAAGGAGAGAATTGAAGGCAGCCGGTATTGATACACGGcatagaaaaagaaagagaaaggggatTGACTACAATGCCGAGATCCCTTTTGAAAAGCAACCACCTCCAGGTTTTTATGATACTGGTGGTGAAGACAGGCCGCTTGAACATGTACAGTTTCCAACAACCATTGAGGAGCTTGAAGGGAAGAGAAGAGCGGATATAGAAGCACAATTAAGAAAGCAAGACATTGCCAGGAACAAGATTCTGCAGAGACAGGATGCCCCTGCTGCTATAATGCAAGCGAATAAGCTAAATGATCCAGAAGCTGTCACAAGGAGGTCCAAACTGATGCTTCCACCTCCCCAAATTTCCGATCATGAGTTAGAGGAGATAGCAAAGATGGGTAATGCCGGTGATCCTGGTTTAACTGAGGAACTTGGTGAAGGAAGTACTGCCACAAGAACTTTGCTTGCCAGCTATTCTCAGACTCCAAGGCTTGGTATGACACCATTGCGAACTCCACAGCGAACTCCAGCTGGGAAGGGTGATGCAATTATGATGGAGGCAGAAAATCTTGCACGTCTTAGAGAATCACAAACACCTCTGTTGGGAGGTGACAACCCAGATCTTCATCCATCAGATTTCTCTGGTGTTACACCACGTAAGAAGGAGATACAGACTCCAAATCCAATGGCAACACCTTTGGCAAGCCCTGGTCCTGGTGTTACTCCAAGGATTGGGATGACACCCTCCAGAGATGGACATAACTTTGGTTTAACTCCAAAAGGAACTCCTTTCCGTGATGAGCTTCGTATAAATGAAGAGGTGGAAATGCAGGACGGCACCAAACTTGAGCTTCGCAGGCAAGCTGAACTTAAAAGAAGCCTACGATCTGGCTTTGCTTCTATTCCACAACCTAAGAATGAGTACCAGATAGTCATGCCACCTATTACAGAGGATGAGAAGGAAGAAGCCGAAGAGAAAATTGAAGAGGACATGTCAGACAGGCTGGCACGAGAAAGGGCTGAGGAACAGGCTAGGCAGGAGGCATTGCTCAGAAAGAGATCCAAAGTGTTGCAGAGGAGTCTGCCAAGGCCACCTACTGCTTCAGTAGAGATTATCCGGCAATCTCTCATTAGAAGTGGAgaaagcagaagcagaagcacCTTTGTGCCTCCTACATCACTTGAACAAGCTGATGAACTAATAAATGAGGAGCTCCTTAGGCTTCTTGAGCATGATAATGCAAAATATCCTCTTGATGAAAAAActcaaaaagagaaaaagaaagggagcaAGCGTCAGCAGAATGGGGGATCTCTTGTCCCTGAAATTGATGATTTTGATGAGGATGAACTAAAAGAG GCTGGTTATATGGTTGAAGAGGAGATTCAATATCTTCGAGTGGCCATGGGTCATGAAAATGAATCTTTTGAGGACTTTGTGAAAGCACATGATGCATGCCAAGAGGATCTTATGTTTTTTCCCGCTAATAATAGCTACGGTTTAGCTAGTGTTGCTGGAAATGCTGATAAGATTTCTGCCTTGCAAAATGAGTTTGACATTGTGAAGAAGCGAATGGATGATGAAGCTAAGAAGGCTTCTCGTCTTGAGCAGAAGATTAAGCTTCTGACACAAGGATACCAG GTACGTGCTGGAAAACTCTGGTCACAGGTCCAAGACACATTCAAGCAGATGGACACTGCATCAACAGAACTCAAATGCTTCCAAGAGCTGCAGAAACAGGAACACCTTGCTGCTTCCTATCGAACCGTAAATTTGACCGAAGAAGTGAATAAACAGAAAGCACTAGAGCGGACTCTCCAAAGCCGGTATGGTGATCTGTTGTCCGGTTTCCAGAGGATCCAAGAACAGCTCGAGGAGCGCAAGAGACAACTCAAGATACAGGAGGCAAAAGAAGCAGAAAATCGTGCTCaggaggaggaagttgcagcGCGGAATCGTGCtgctgaggaagaagaaaggaagagccGCAGCATTGAAGAGGATGGGCAGACAAACAAAGCTACTGATGGGGAAGCTGCGGCAGGAAGCAAGGGAACCGCAGAGGATCAGATGGATGTGGACAACGGGAATGTAGACGGGGAATTCGTAGGCCCTATTCCTCCAGCACCAGACACTGAAGGGGATAACGTTGATGTCTCAATTCAAGAGAACGCTTTTAATGCTCAGAGTAGTGAGACTGCCTCCACGAATGATGAGGCTGGCAAGACCGATCCAGCCAAATCAGAAGGTcagcataaagctgatgacaGTATGGCTGTTGATGCTGGTCGTCAGGAAGAGAGGAAGGATGAACTTGCAACTGTTGGCACCAGTATAAGTGAAGGACATGCTGCTGTATCTTCCGACCATGGTGTCTCTAATGAGGATAATGGCGTGTCTCCTGAATGA
- the LOC117848130 gene encoding putative pumilio homolog 7, chloroplastic — protein sequence MKLDREMEMLLNEIPLLHHGGLLGVGDAGADADADADLSYLIHELAAMGVVDGDDDPPAPAAADALGLPSFIYHKKGDNLVPSHPFAIANYRAHMPSLFDPVSFDATAATDVWDIWCSPPPSTPPAATPRARCKNGRRKNAMAASPKKCGAAAAAKPRGESLVGLRGFMYHVARDQHGCRFLQQRLDDGKREVDLIFAGVSRHAAQLMVDPFGNYLMQKLLAACDAGQRMELVLTLTADPFVLVRISMNVHGTRAVQKLIESLRTREEISLVIDALRPGFLELIKDPNGNHVVQKCLQSFEADDNKAIFEAASVHCLDIGMQCHGCCVLQRCIARSRGEHREKLVAAIARNGFELAQDAYGNYVVQYVIDLKIPNANSSLAQQFEGRYIHLSMQKFSSNVVEKCLKVFKEADKAKIILELLAMPQLEQLLQHPYANYVIYSALQNSKGSLHSALTNAIRPHVELLRTSPYCKRIYSRALLKK from the exons ATGAAGCTCGACAGGGAGATGGAGATGCTGCTCAACGAGatccccctcctccaccacggcggcctcctcggcgtcggcgatgcgggcgccgacgccgacgccgacgccgacctcTCCTACCTCATCCACGAACTCGCCGCCATgggcgtcgtcgacggcgacgacgacccgccggcgccggccgccgctgatGCCCTCGGCCTCCCCAGCTTCATTTACCACAAGAAAGGCGATAATCTCGTGCCCTCGCACCCGTTCGCCATCGCCAATTACCGCGCGCACATGCCGTCTCTGTTCGATCCCGTCTCCttcgacgccaccgccgccaccgacgtCTGGGACATCTGGTGCTCCCCGCCGCCttccacgccgccggcggccacgccgaGGGCCCGGTGCAAGaacggcaggaggaagaacgcGATGGCGGCGAGCCCCAAGAAgtgcggcgccgcggcggcggccaagccgCGCGGCGAGAGCCTGGTCGGCCTGCGCGGGTTCATGTACCACGTCGCCCGGGACCAGCACGGCTGCCGGTTCCTGCAGCAGCGGCTCGACGACGGCAAGCGCGAGGTCGACCTCATCTTCGCCGGCGTGTCGCGCCACGCCGCGCAGCTGATGGTGGACCCGTTCGGCAACTACCTCATGCAGAAGCTGCTCGCCGCCTGCGACGCCGGGCAGAGGATGGAGCTCGTGCTCACCCTCACCGCCGACCCCTTCGTCCTCGTCAGGATATCCATGAATGTCCATGG GACACGAGCAGTGCAGAAGCTGATTGAGAGCCTCAGGACAAGGGAAGAGATTAGTCTCGTCATCGACGCTCTGCGTCCCGGGTTCTTGGAGCTCATCAAGGATCCCAATGGCAACCATGTCGTGCAAAAGTGCCTGCAGTCGTTCGAGGCCGACGATAACAAG GCTATCTTTGAAGCCGCTTCTGTTCATTGTCTTGACATTGGAATGCAATGCCATGGTTGCTGCGTCCTGCAGCGCTGCATTGCACGTTCACGAGGTGAGCACAGAGAGAAGCTGGTTGCGGCGATCGCTCGCAATGGATTTGAACTCGCGCAAGATGCCTATGG GAACTATGTTGTCCAGTATGTAATAGACTTGAAGATCCCAAATGCAAATTCAAGTCTTGCACAGCAGTTTGAAGGCAGGTACATCCACTTGTCCATGCAGAAGTTCAGTAGCAATGTGGTTGAGAAATGCCTGAAAGTGTTCAAGGAGGCTGATAAGGCGAAGATCATACTCGAACTCCTTGCCATGCCACAATTGGAGCAGTTGCTTCAGCACCCATACGCAAACTATGTCATATACTCTGCTCTTCAGAATTCTAAG GGGTCACTCCATTCTGCACTGACCAACGCAATCCGACCTCATGTGGAACTACTTAGGACCAGTCCATACTGCAAGAGGATATACTCTCGAGCTTTGCTAAAGAAGTGA